The Opitutales bacterium ASA1 genome window below encodes:
- a CDS encoding endo-1,4-beta-xylanase, which produces MKRTLFSSLLASLLALPTPPIDAATGTTPLPVLSEAWADSFRVGVALNRATVDGRRALAAEIAGRHFSSVTAENDMKWALLQPEPGQYDFRHADALVDFGERHGMTVIGHTLVWHSQTPKWVFEENGEPVSREVLIRRMRDHIYTVAGRYRGRVKGWDVVNEAISDGPEGLRPNSPWLRIIGEDFIDLAFRFAHEADPNAELYYNDYNLVNRDKRARTIAMLKGLIERGVPVHGVGMQGHYHLDWPAADEVDAAIKEYAALGLRVMITELDIDVLPRLGQDGVADIARREEFKITGNPYVDGLPEDIQGRLAARYLELFQVFDRNREHIDRVTLWGLDDQMTWLNNFPVRGRTNHPLLFDRDLKPKRAFHALVERKVENQP; this is translated from the coding sequence ATGAAGCGTACACTCTTTTCTTCACTTCTCGCCTCTCTCCTCGCCCTTCCGACTCCTCCGATCGATGCCGCGACGGGTACCACACCGCTTCCCGTTCTGAGCGAAGCGTGGGCCGACTCGTTCCGCGTCGGCGTGGCGCTCAATCGCGCCACGGTCGACGGTCGGCGCGCTCTCGCGGCCGAGATCGCCGGCAGGCATTTCTCCTCCGTCACCGCCGAAAACGACATGAAGTGGGCGCTGCTCCAGCCGGAGCCGGGGCAATACGATTTTCGTCACGCGGACGCGCTCGTCGACTTCGGCGAACGGCACGGCATGACGGTCATCGGCCACACGCTCGTCTGGCACAGCCAGACGCCGAAGTGGGTCTTCGAAGAGAACGGCGAGCCGGTCTCGCGCGAGGTGCTGATCCGTCGCATGCGCGACCACATCTACACCGTCGCCGGCCGTTACCGGGGGCGCGTGAAGGGGTGGGACGTCGTCAACGAAGCCATCTCCGACGGCCCGGAAGGCTTGCGACCGAATTCTCCGTGGCTGCGCATCATCGGCGAGGACTTCATCGATCTCGCGTTTCGCTTCGCCCACGAGGCCGATCCGAACGCCGAACTCTACTACAACGACTACAACCTCGTGAACCGCGACAAGCGCGCGCGCACGATCGCGATGCTGAAGGGGTTGATCGAGCGTGGTGTCCCCGTCCACGGCGTCGGAATGCAAGGGCACTATCACCTCGATTGGCCCGCCGCCGACGAAGTGGACGCCGCCATCAAGGAATACGCCGCCCTCGGTCTGCGCGTCATGATCACCGAGCTCGACATCGACGTGCTTCCACGCCTCGGGCAGGACGGGGTGGCCGACATCGCCCGCCGCGAGGAGTTCAAGATCACCGGCAACCCCTACGTCGACGGCCTTCCCGAGGACATCCAAGGGCGGCTCGCAGCTCGCTACCTCGAACTATTCCAAGTCTTCGACCGCAACCGCGAGCACATCGACCGAGTCACGCTCTGGGGTCTCGACGACCAGATGACGTGGTTGAACAACTTTCCCGTGCGCGGACGCACCAACCACCCCTTGCTCTTCGATCGCGATTTGAAGCCCAAGCGGGCCTTCCACGCGCTCGTCGAACGGAAAGTCGAAAACCAACCATGA
- a CDS encoding alpha/beta hydrolase, whose product MKSRHLVLAFAVSLLAPLAPASSPTAAPSGEKLTFVLVHGATAGGWEWKSTGAHLLADGHTVYRATLTGLGERMHLNSPDIDLKTHIDDVVNLILFEDLHDVVLTGHSYGGMVITGVMDRIPERLRHVVYLDAAVPGDGMSIWDIFGGDQPRDTTRFVDGFMQVPWVGPDAKPPHSVKHSIKCFNQPVSYKNPAALDLQVTYVAFVPKDQSIEERAARDKSWQRAESRGWTIRTFPGGHVAQQEDPRGVASLIVESVGDRNKAVAERKTNAP is encoded by the coding sequence ATGAAGTCACGTCATCTCGTTCTCGCATTCGCCGTTTCGCTCCTCGCGCCCCTCGCGCCCGCCTCATCCCCGACGGCCGCTCCGTCGGGAGAGAAATTGACCTTCGTCTTGGTCCACGGTGCGACCGCTGGTGGATGGGAGTGGAAGTCCACCGGAGCTCATCTGCTCGCCGACGGCCACACCGTCTATCGTGCCACGCTCACCGGGCTCGGGGAACGCATGCATCTCAACAGCCCGGACATCGATCTGAAGACGCACATCGACGACGTGGTGAACCTCATCCTCTTCGAGGATTTGCACGATGTCGTGCTCACGGGACACAGCTACGGCGGCATGGTGATCACCGGCGTGATGGATCGGATCCCCGAGCGGTTGCGTCACGTCGTCTACCTCGATGCAGCCGTTCCCGGTGACGGCATGTCGATCTGGGACATCTTCGGAGGCGACCAACCTCGCGACACGACGCGTTTCGTCGACGGGTTCATGCAAGTGCCCTGGGTCGGACCCGATGCGAAACCACCCCACAGCGTGAAGCACTCGATCAAGTGCTTCAACCAGCCCGTGTCGTACAAGAACCCTGCGGCGCTCGACCTGCAAGTGACCTACGTCGCGTTCGTGCCGAAGGACCAATCGATCGAAGAACGTGCAGCTCGCGACAAGAGTTGGCAGCGCGCCGAGTCGCGCGGCTGGACGATCCGCACGTTCCCCGGCGGTCACGTCGCGCAACAAGAGGATCCGCGAGGAGTCGCTTCCCTGATCGTCGAATCGGTGGGCGACCGCAACAAAGCCGTCGCCGAGCGGAAGACGAACGCGCCCTGA
- a CDS encoding carboxylesterase family protein yields MRTSFVSALLLALSSAAAVQAQSPVKTSSGLVQGVVENDLVVYKGIPFAAPPVGDLRWRAPQPAAKWEGVRVADSYGRDPYQGDGKGHVGEDCLYLNIWTPAKSPDDKVPVLVWIYGGGFSFGGNNNPTHNGEHLARKGVVLVTVNYRVGPLGFLAHPDLSAESPHGVSGNYGLLDQIAGLKWVQENIAAFGGDPDRVTIFGESAGGIAVSMLCASPLAKGLFHGAVSQSGGSFGPTRPTTYPGENMRTLAQAEASGVAFVEKAGVASLAELRGLAPDKLPAGWGSGAAWPIVDGHVVPDDQYKLYQAGNYNDVDILVGYNSDEGLSFAREKTAAEHRAAVEMRYGPHAEALLATYPTSGDAVPKSARDLMRDAAFGWQTWAWATLQARTGKSKVFYYYFDQHPERPADLPAADHGMPHGVDVPYVFQTLDRNDAKLTPGDWAISDTVSTYWTNFAKRGDPNGPGVPVWPRYTDGDRQVMYFKNTASPGPVPSADSLAVLDAYFAWRRTPEGAAWAQ; encoded by the coding sequence GTGAGAACGTCGTTCGTTTCCGCTCTCCTTCTCGCGCTCTCGTCCGCCGCGGCGGTTCAGGCTCAGTCACCGGTGAAGACGTCGTCCGGTCTGGTGCAGGGTGTCGTCGAAAACGACCTCGTCGTCTACAAGGGCATCCCGTTCGCCGCGCCGCCCGTGGGCGATCTGCGCTGGCGTGCACCGCAGCCGGCGGCGAAGTGGGAGGGCGTGCGCGTCGCGGACTCGTACGGGCGTGATCCGTACCAGGGCGACGGCAAGGGGCACGTCGGCGAAGATTGTTTGTACCTCAACATCTGGACTCCCGCCAAGTCGCCCGACGACAAGGTGCCGGTGCTCGTTTGGATCTACGGCGGAGGTTTTTCCTTCGGCGGGAACAACAACCCCACCCACAACGGCGAACACCTCGCGCGCAAAGGCGTGGTGCTCGTCACCGTCAACTACCGCGTCGGTCCCCTCGGCTTCCTCGCTCATCCCGATCTCAGCGCCGAATCGCCGCACGGCGTGTCCGGCAATTACGGTCTGCTCGACCAGATCGCCGGCCTGAAGTGGGTGCAGGAAAACATCGCGGCATTCGGCGGCGATCCCGATCGCGTGACGATCTTCGGCGAATCCGCCGGCGGCATCGCCGTGAGCATGCTGTGCGCCTCGCCGCTCGCGAAAGGGCTCTTCCACGGTGCCGTCTCGCAGAGCGGCGGATCGTTCGGACCCACGCGCCCGACCACGTATCCGGGTGAAAACATGCGCACGCTCGCCCAGGCCGAGGCTTCCGGCGTGGCCTTCGTCGAGAAGGCCGGCGTCGCCTCGCTCGCCGAACTCCGCGGGCTCGCGCCCGACAAGCTTCCGGCCGGGTGGGGGAGCGGTGCCGCTTGGCCGATCGTGGACGGACACGTCGTACCCGACGACCAGTACAAACTGTATCAGGCCGGCAACTACAACGACGTCGACATCCTCGTCGGCTACAACTCCGACGAGGGCCTGAGCTTCGCGCGCGAGAAGACGGCCGCCGAACATCGTGCCGCCGTCGAGATGCGCTACGGCCCGCACGCCGAAGCGCTGCTCGCGACGTATCCGACTTCCGGGGACGCCGTCCCCAAGAGCGCCCGCGACCTGATGCGCGACGCCGCCTTCGGGTGGCAGACCTGGGCCTGGGCCACGCTTCAGGCGCGCACCGGCAAATCGAAAGTGTTCTACTACTACTTCGACCAACATCCCGAGCGTCCGGCGGACTTGCCCGCCGCGGACCACGGCATGCCGCACGGCGTCGACGTGCCCTACGTCTTCCAGACGCTCGACCGCAACGACGCCAAGCTCACGCCCGGCGACTGGGCGATTTCCGACACCGTGTCGACCTACTGGACGAACTTCGCCAAGCGCGGCGATCCCAACGGTCCGGGCGTGCCCGTGTGGCCGCGCTACACCGACGGCGACCGACAGGTGATGTACTTCAAGAACACCGCCAGTCCCGGCCCCGTGCCCAGTGCCGACTCGCTCGCCGTGCTCGACGCCTACTTCGCCTGGCGCCGCACGCCCGAAGGCGCGGCCTGGGCTCAGTGA
- a CDS encoding glycoside hydrolase family 43 protein produces the protein MHKTLCLLGCLTAPLFFVSASNASSAPAPVGFDWFEYSGRNPIAFPEPAPGEFRNPILTGFYPDPSICRVGDDYYLTNSTFAYFPGLPVFHSKDLVNWKLIGHAIDRPDQLRYEGLRVSEGIFAPAITHHEGLFYMICTMVGSNGNFVLTAKDPAGPWSDPYPLRFAGIDPSIFFDDDGRAWIVNNDAPDGEPLYDGHRAIRIQEFDHKEMKVLGPRPVLVNGGVDISTKPIWIEGPHIYKRDGWYYLSCAEGGTGPGHSQVVFRSRVVTGPYVPWEGNPILTQRDLDPLFPGAVTCVGHADLEMGPDGRWWATFLGVRPYDGHASPMGRETFLLPVEWTEDGWPTILPDPAARIPLRAPAPDAVAHVTDPELPLSGAFTWRDEFTSERLSPAWIMLRAPKETWWRSDHAAGRLWIEPRAATLSGRSNPSYLGRRVQHAHFSAAVQMQTPGAAGVSAGLVAFQNNTHHYYLGVQRSSDGVSLFLERVAGPQAQSERVAVVSLPAVSEIGLRVVGDLDRCFFEYAVEPGRWVVVADGLDARMLTTAVAQGFVGATVGVHARLEP, from the coding sequence ATGCACAAGACCCTTTGTTTGTTGGGGTGCCTCACGGCGCCTCTGTTCTTCGTGTCGGCCTCCAACGCGTCCTCCGCGCCCGCTCCGGTCGGGTTCGACTGGTTCGAGTATTCCGGTCGCAACCCGATCGCGTTTCCCGAGCCTGCGCCCGGCGAGTTTCGCAATCCCATCCTCACCGGATTCTATCCCGATCCGAGCATCTGTCGGGTGGGGGACGACTATTACCTCACCAACTCGACCTTCGCCTACTTCCCGGGGCTTCCGGTGTTTCACAGCAAGGATTTAGTGAACTGGAAACTGATCGGCCACGCCATCGACCGGCCCGATCAACTCCGCTACGAGGGACTTCGCGTGTCCGAAGGCATCTTCGCGCCTGCGATCACGCATCACGAGGGTCTCTTCTACATGATCTGCACGATGGTCGGCAGCAACGGCAACTTCGTGCTCACCGCGAAGGACCCCGCCGGTCCGTGGTCGGACCCGTACCCGTTGCGCTTCGCCGGCATCGATCCTTCGATCTTCTTCGACGACGACGGTCGCGCTTGGATCGTGAACAACGACGCGCCCGACGGCGAACCGCTCTACGACGGCCATCGCGCGATCCGTATCCAAGAGTTCGACCACAAGGAGATGAAGGTGCTCGGCCCGCGTCCCGTGCTCGTCAACGGTGGCGTCGACATCAGCACCAAGCCGATCTGGATCGAAGGGCCGCACATCTACAAGCGCGACGGTTGGTACTACCTGTCCTGCGCCGAAGGCGGCACCGGCCCCGGCCATTCGCAAGTCGTCTTCCGCAGCCGCGTCGTCACGGGTCCCTACGTGCCGTGGGAAGGGAACCCCATCCTCACGCAGCGCGATCTCGATCCGCTCTTCCCGGGTGCCGTCACCTGCGTAGGCCACGCCGATTTGGAGATGGGACCCGACGGCCGTTGGTGGGCGACTTTTCTCGGCGTGCGTCCGTACGATGGACACGCCTCGCCGATGGGACGAGAGACCTTTCTCCTGCCCGTGGAATGGACCGAAGACGGTTGGCCGACGATCCTTCCCGATCCGGCCGCGCGTATTCCGCTCCGCGCGCCCGCACCCGACGCGGTGGCGCACGTCACCGATCCGGAGCTTCCGTTGTCCGGCGCATTCACGTGGCGCGATGAATTCACCTCCGAGCGGTTGTCGCCAGCGTGGATCATGTTGCGCGCGCCGAAAGAGACGTGGTGGCGCAGCGATCACGCCGCCGGGCGACTGTGGATCGAACCGCGTGCTGCGACCCTTTCGGGCCGCAGCAACCCGAGTTATCTCGGCCGCCGCGTGCAACACGCGCACTTCAGCGCCGCGGTGCAGATGCAAACCCCCGGCGCAGCCGGTGTCTCGGCCGGTCTCGTCGCGTTTCAGAACAACACGCATCACTACTACTTGGGCGTGCAGCGTTCGAGCGACGGAGTCTCGCTCTTCCTCGAGCGCGTGGCAGGTCCGCAGGCGCAGTCCGAACGCGTCGCCGTCGTCTCGCTCCCGGCCGTATCCGAGATCGGACTACGCGTGGTCGGCGATCTCGACCGATGCTTTTTCGAGTACGCGGTCGAGCCCGGCCGTTGGGTCGTGGTCGCGGATGGTCTCGATGCACGCATGCTGACCACTGCGGTCGCGCAAGGCTTCGTCGGTGCAACCGTCGGCGTCCATGCGCGTCTGGAGCCTTGA
- a CDS encoding esterase family protein: protein MKTPSVLLLVTIAFFGGIAATAQQANVNLDWDPQRDREGLVPFSAPLNSPEVHDDRTVTFRVKAPAAKSVELNGAVLAALGRNWGETLPFTKGADDVWSLTIGPLRPDIYAYLVRIDGVQVADPSNTQAAFTGMPPYSQLVVHGDGPAYYDARPVPHGAITRHIYTSSVTNGERDLYVYTPPGYDRAKTYPVLYLVGGSGELPHNWIHDGRVNFIMDNLLAEQKAEPMVIVIPNNQVVHRNHPRHVELTFDLFERELRQHVIPLVEEAYSVRRDARGRALSGLSMGGRHTMFVGFGSLDLFANFGVLSAGDSDTEKTFADFLNTPDVNSKIDYLFVGLGSLEAAGRFGERSENLRQALVRHGIAHEYYVGGHGGHDWATWRHLLHERFLPNLWRK from the coding sequence ATGAAAACGCCATCCGTCCTCCTCCTCGTCACGATCGCTTTTTTCGGTGGGATCGCGGCCACGGCCCAGCAGGCCAACGTCAATCTCGATTGGGATCCGCAGCGCGACCGCGAAGGGCTCGTCCCGTTCAGCGCGCCGCTCAACTCGCCCGAGGTCCACGACGACCGCACCGTCACCTTCCGCGTGAAGGCGCCCGCTGCGAAGTCGGTCGAGCTCAACGGCGCCGTGCTCGCCGCCCTCGGTCGCAACTGGGGCGAGACGCTTCCGTTCACGAAAGGCGCAGACGACGTGTGGTCGCTCACGATCGGACCGCTGCGCCCCGACATCTACGCCTACCTCGTCCGCATCGACGGCGTGCAGGTGGCGGATCCGAGCAACACGCAGGCCGCCTTCACCGGCATGCCGCCTTACAGCCAACTCGTGGTGCACGGCGACGGTCCCGCCTACTACGACGCGCGGCCGGTGCCACACGGCGCGATCACGCGGCACATCTACACCTCGAGCGTCACGAACGGCGAGCGCGACCTCTACGTGTACACACCGCCTGGATACGACCGCGCGAAGACGTATCCCGTGCTCTACCTCGTCGGCGGCAGCGGCGAACTTCCGCACAACTGGATCCACGACGGTCGCGTCAACTTCATCATGGACAACCTGCTCGCCGAGCAGAAGGCGGAGCCGATGGTGATCGTTATCCCCAACAACCAGGTCGTGCACCGCAATCACCCGCGGCACGTCGAACTCACGTTCGATCTCTTCGAACGCGAGTTGCGGCAGCACGTGATCCCGCTCGTCGAGGAGGCGTATTCAGTCCGTCGCGACGCACGCGGTCGCGCGCTCTCCGGCCTCTCCATGGGCGGACGCCACACGATGTTCGTCGGCTTCGGCTCGCTCGACCTCTTCGCCAACTTCGGCGTGCTCAGCGCCGGCGACTCCGACACGGAGAAGACGTTCGCCGACTTCCTGAACACTCCCGACGTGAACTCCAAGATCGACTACCTCTTCGTCGGTCTCGGCTCGCTCGAGGCCGCCGGCCGTTTCGGCGAACGCAGCGAGAACCTCCGGCAGGCCCTCGTGAGACACGGCATCGCACACGAGTACTACGTCGGCGGCCACGGGGGCCACGACTGGGCCACGTGGCGTCACCTCCTGCACGAGCGTTTTCTGCCCAACCTCTGGCGCAAGTGA
- a CDS encoding esterase family protein encodes MKPGIWSLLLLLAVRPGAAEPSPGVPAPSNVPGAQYPRLDSEGRGTFRIEAPLAQSVAVQLPQGRYDMTKDAAGVWSVTTPPIEPGFHYYTISLDGVAVNDPGSRTFYGTGKDASGIDVPEPGVDFYTIQDVPHGDLRSKRYFSDVTKTWRRLFVYAPPGYDADTDERYPVLYLQHGGGEDETGWADQGRTDVILDNLIAAGRARSMLVVIANGNLPREPGVTGIYSRAGMTGFTRELLENIVPFIEANYRTHSDAKHRALAGLSMGGGQSFFVGLANTEKFSAVGAFSTGLFGGIRPPGGGEPTAFDAEAAVPGLLTEPRRFNDALDLFYLSVGEQDPRLEATRNVVADFRARGLEVEFASFPGGHEWQVWRKSLHDFVPRLFR; translated from the coding sequence ATGAAGCCCGGCATCTGGTCGTTGCTCTTGCTCCTCGCCGTCCGTCCGGGCGCCGCAGAACCGTCTCCCGGGGTGCCGGCTCCCTCCAACGTCCCGGGAGCGCAGTATCCGCGGCTCGATTCCGAAGGTCGCGGCACGTTCCGCATCGAAGCGCCGCTCGCCCAGAGCGTCGCCGTGCAGTTGCCGCAGGGGCGCTACGACATGACCAAGGACGCGGCCGGCGTATGGAGCGTGACCACGCCGCCGATCGAGCCCGGATTCCATTACTACACGATTTCCCTCGACGGCGTGGCGGTGAACGACCCCGGCAGCCGCACGTTCTACGGCACCGGCAAGGACGCGAGCGGCATCGACGTGCCGGAACCCGGAGTGGACTTCTACACCATCCAGGACGTTCCGCACGGCGACCTCCGGTCCAAGCGCTACTTCTCGGACGTCACGAAGACCTGGCGTCGACTCTTCGTGTATGCGCCGCCTGGATACGATGCCGACACGGACGAGCGCTACCCCGTGCTCTACCTGCAGCACGGCGGCGGTGAAGACGAGACCGGTTGGGCCGACCAGGGCCGGACCGACGTCATTCTCGACAACCTCATCGCCGCCGGTCGCGCGCGATCGATGCTGGTCGTGATCGCCAACGGCAATCTCCCTCGCGAACCAGGCGTGACCGGCATCTACAGCCGCGCCGGCATGACTGGTTTCACCCGCGAGCTGCTCGAGAACATCGTGCCTTTCATCGAGGCGAACTACCGGACGCACAGCGACGCGAAGCACCGCGCGCTCGCGGGGCTCTCGATGGGCGGCGGGCAGTCCTTCTTCGTCGGGCTTGCGAACACCGAGAAGTTCTCCGCGGTCGGCGCCTTCAGCACCGGACTTTTCGGCGGCATTCGTCCGCCCGGCGGTGGCGAGCCGACGGCGTTCGACGCGGAAGCGGCCGTGCCGGGTCTCCTCACCGAGCCACGGAGATTCAACGACGCGCTCGACCTGTTCTACCTTTCCGTCGGCGAGCAGGACCCACGCCTCGAGGCCACGCGGAACGTCGTGGCCGACTTCCGTGCGCGAGGTCTCGAGGTGGAGTTCGCCTCGTTTCCCGGCGGCCACGAATGGCAGGTCTGGCGCAAGTCGCTCCACGATTTCGTCCCTCGTCTCTTTCGCTGA
- a CDS encoding alpha/beta hydrolase: MKQPRFRFLMHVTKRIRLLSLSLFVASAVAQDGTIHRLEAPPEPDAISLGTGGVENQPASESWFRQWGEPMVRNVSNATLTPFLPDPAKANGSAVIVAPGGGFRWLSINNEGWKIAKALNEQGVAAFVLKYRLQPTPPTLEGLRESMNRTFSAVGAGAAGDAPPPPRPPRSDLDNQLADAEAAYDMIVARAEEWGIDTNRIGMVGFSAGAGLTMHCTLNSKKMKLAFIAPIYGGMGAVEVPENAPPMFVAIAVDDFLFRGEFGLIESWYKAGRPVEFHLYQDGGHGFGMGYPGHTTYWWFEVFAHWLDHNGFLRSEADRGA, from the coding sequence ATGAAGCAACCTCGTTTCCGATTTCTCATGCACGTCACCAAGCGAATCCGTTTGCTCTCGTTGTCCTTGTTCGTCGCGTCCGCCGTCGCTCAGGACGGCACGATCCATCGGCTCGAAGCGCCGCCCGAGCCCGATGCCATTTCGCTCGGCACGGGCGGCGTCGAGAACCAGCCCGCGTCCGAGAGCTGGTTTCGCCAATGGGGCGAGCCGATGGTGCGCAACGTCTCGAACGCCACGCTCACGCCGTTCTTGCCCGATCCGGCCAAGGCCAACGGTAGCGCCGTCATCGTGGCACCGGGTGGCGGCTTCCGCTGGCTGTCGATCAACAACGAGGGCTGGAAGATCGCGAAGGCGCTGAACGAGCAAGGCGTCGCCGCCTTCGTCCTCAAGTATCGACTCCAGCCCACACCTCCGACGCTCGAAGGACTGCGCGAGTCGATGAACCGCACGTTTTCCGCCGTCGGCGCGGGCGCGGCCGGCGATGCACCACCGCCTCCGCGTCCGCCGCGGTCCGATCTCGACAACCAACTCGCCGACGCCGAAGCCGCATACGACATGATCGTCGCCCGCGCGGAAGAGTGGGGTATCGATACGAACCGCATCGGCATGGTGGGTTTCTCCGCCGGTGCCGGCTTGACGATGCACTGCACGCTGAACTCGAAGAAGATGAAGCTCGCGTTCATCGCCCCCATCTACGGCGGCATGGGCGCGGTCGAAGTGCCCGAAAACGCGCCGCCCATGTTCGTGGCGATAGCGGTCGACGACTTCCTGTTTCGCGGCGAATTCGGTTTGATCGAGTCGTGGTACAAGGCTGGTCGTCCCGTCGAGTTTCACTTGTATCAAGACGGCGGTCACGGCTTCGGCATGGGTTACCCCGGTCATACGACCTACTGGTGGTTCGAGGTGTTCGCGCATTGGCTCGACCACAACGGATTCTTGCGTTCGGAGGCCGACCGCGGCGCATGA